TTTTAAAATGATACAAAAACTTTCCCAATTTGCTCAAATAGAAATTCTCGACCAAACAAAAGCATGGGAAGAAAGCAGAGGATGACAACGCCGAAAATAAATGCTCCATGTACTAGATCCAGGGGATAGCGATGATCATGTTCAATAATATCTTCGCTTAATGAGGCTAATTTGGCATCAAATTGGTTAATTAACTCAACGAAATTACTTCGGCCGATAAAGGCACAGTCGAATTTCTCCATTTTGGTTTCTGTCTGAAAGAATAGTTCCATCGTTTCTGGATTTGCCACCTTCAAGAACCTATGAATTGGTTTGAAATTATAGCTTATTCTTTTTACATTTGCAAAGTAGACTGTTTTTGTTTGGTTGCGTGTGTGAAGAATAAAAGCATTGTTTGTGACTTGGATCCATTCTCTTGGAGGAAGTATAAGTTTAACAATTAAACGTCCTATAAAAAATATAGTAATAAGACCAAAGTAAAAGGACTCTGGTTTTTCAATCGCTAGTATAGTTAATAAGCCAAACATGAGAATAAAAGATAAAGAGGTTAAAGAGGTTCCTAGTGTCTTAAGTTTGTCTTTGTAATATATCATGATGAACACCCACTTGGTTGAATTTATGTCGTATATAATGATATCATTATACAATGCAATCCTCAAGTTCATTTTTGAACTTTTAAATATGGAGTAATCAAGGAGGAATATCATGGAAATCACACTACAACAACCTACAACAGCAGACTTTCCTTTCATTGAATGGTTGTGGGGAGATTTGGCAACGACAGAAGTACTCGGTGGGCCATTTTCTTTTCCTGAAGAAATACGAATGGACTGGCTAAAGTCAAAATCACAAACGAGTAATGCTTATTTTATTATAAAAAAAGATACAGAATCCGTTGGGGAAGTTAGCTTTCGTGATTTTGAAAAAGGAACAGCTCATTTAAATATTAAAGTGGCTGCATGTTACAGAGGCCAGCGAATCGCTCAAAAAGCTTTACAATTATTTTTGAATTTTTTTCAAACTGATTGTGGCGGGATTGTTTTGTTGGATGAAGTTAGACGGAAAAATGAAGTAGGCATTGCATTTCTTGTAAATGCTGGTTTCGAAGTTATAAAAGAAAACGAACTGACGGTGTTGCTCAAATGGACTGTACAATCGAGGAAAGAGGAATTAGATGCCTAAACATAGATGCGCTTGTTGTAATAGTTTAACTATTGAGGTTAGGGGCGAGTTTGAAATTTGTCAGGTATGTTACTGGGAAGACGAGGCTTATTTCGTCTTTGATGAAGCGGAGATTTATTCGCACTATCAAAATATTTCCACGATAGAAGATTTGCTAAATATTCGCTCTAGTGCTAACAATGGTTTAACCTTATTAGAAGCACGCCAAAATTTCAAACAGTTTGGTGCTTGTGAATTGGCAATGAAGAAATTTGTTAGAGAGCCAACTGCAGACGAATTATAAAGAAAGGGAAGGTAAGTGTAGATTTAATGTCTAGCTTGCCTTTTTTAGTAGTAAAAACAGTTGATTTTTTACGTGGTTTCATTTTTTAGACACAATTAACAGAAGATGTGTGAATCGCAAAAATTCTAGTACTATTGATGGTAGTAAGGTTAGGTGGCAGAAAAGCCTGTTGATAAACAAGTGTTGTGAATTTACTGAAACAAGAAAAATTTCCTCTTAGTTCCGTTGATTTGAGTGTATTAGCGGAGTATGATGTTGATTGACAATCAAGGAGGATACTATGAAAAAAATGAAAATTATTACAAGCTTACTTTTAGGTTTAACTGTTGCCTTTAGTATGGGAGATTTTACTAAGCCACATCCAGTTGAAGCAGAGGTAACGTATACACTCACAAACCCAACACCAATCAATGAAATCTTTCCAGACCCCAATCTTGCAAAAGTGGTAGCTGATTGGCTAAAACAACCATCTGTAACTAGCGCCGTTACTCAAAGTCAATTGAACACGGTGGGAGCATTACATTTCACATCAGCAGGGGTGCAAAGTCTTGAAGGCGTGCAGTATTTGAAGAACCTTACGCAACTATTTGGATATGGAAATCAAGTAAGTGATTTAACGCCACTTAGTAATTTAACACAACTAGAAACACTTTATATACCCAAAAATCAACTAAGCGATTTAACGCCTATTGCGAATTTATCTAAGTTAACAACACTAGATGTTGAATTTAACAATGTACAAACAATCGACCAACTAATGAACTTAACCAACTTAATAGAACTTAATATTAGTGCTAATCCCATTTCAGATATTAGTGTAGTTAAAAACATGACTCAGTTAGAGTTTTTGACAATGAGAGATTGTAATGTAACTGATTTGGCACCTGTCCAAAATTTATCCAATATGATGATACTTTGGGCTGGTCGAAATCAAATTACTGATATTACACCGCTTAAGAACATGTCGAATTTGCTTGGATTAAGTCTATTTGGAAACAATATAACGGATATTAGTGTAGTTGAAAATCTTTCAAGTCTTGAAGATTTTGATATAAAAGCAAATCAGGTAAAAGACATTAGCAGTTTGGCAAAAGTACCAAATTTAGCGACTGCAACACTTAGTTTTAATCATATTATAGATATTTCACCGCTGAAAAATTCCACTAATTTAACAAGATTAGCACTCGATAATCAAACTCGTGTTTTAGATGCAGTGGAAGTAGATGATCCGTTAACATTACCAGCACCAGTTACGGACGAAAATGGTAATAGGACGCAACCAACAAAGGTTAATCACGCGGGTATTTATGCGAACGGTGAAGTTACTTGGACAGGGCTCGAAAGTAATTATATTTTAAACTACGAGTATAATTTGCCTGTGACAATTGGCTCTTTAACAACTACGTATTCGGGGAAAATCACGCAGGCATTGTTGGAAAAGCCTGTTAATCCAGTGGACCCAGTAGACCCAGTAGACCCAGTGGATCCGGTAAAACCTGTTGACCCTGTAAAACCAATAGAGCCAGAAGAGCCAACGAATCCAGTAGAATCAGTTCCTACTGAAAGCGAAATTACTCCAATCAATTCGGCTGTTTCTGTGGATTCCGTGCCAACAACAAAATCGGCAAAAGAAAATATGATTTTACCAAAAGCAGGGGATAGAGGAATAGCAGCTAGTTTGTTTAGCGGCATCATGCTAACAATAACTAGCGTAGTTCTTTTACGTAAAAGAAAATAATAAAAAAAGGAATTTGGCAATTAGTCAAATTCCTTTTTTATACGATTTTTGTACCTTGGTGAAAAGTAAGTTTCCATGAACCGTTTTCGATAATCCAGATATTACTTCGCATTGTATAGTTATTTTCGCTAAGATTTTTTAGTTTATAATACGAGAGGACTTTTGTTTCGTCTAGAACTTTTATATCATATTCCATGATTTTTAAACTGCTATCGCCAAGTGTTGTTAGTGATTTGTAATAAGCATAATCTTTAACAACGCCACTTTGCGTGATTTCAATATAGGATTCGCTTAAAATATCGATAATCTCCGACATGGAGTGGCGATTTTCTAGTGATAAATGTATTTCGTCAAGTTTTTGAAAATTTTCTTTCGTTAATTCCATTGTAAGTCCTCCTTTTTAAAGGGAATAAAAAAAGGTTCACTTCTGTTTGTAAGTGAACCTTTTAGTTTTATTTTAAGCCATCGCGGTTTTCAATGATTTCACTTACGATGCCATAATCTTTCGCTTCATTAACTGAAAGCCAGAAGTTACGATCTGTGTCTTTAGAAATTTGCTCGTATGATTGACCGGTTGCTTCGGCGATTAAGCGATTAATTCTTTCGCGCATCCGGATAATTTCTTTTGCTTCGATTTCGATTTCGGTACTTTGACCTTGAACGCCGCCAGCAGGTTGGTGAATCATGTAGCGCGTATTTGGAAGGCTAAAGCGATTTTCTTTTTCAGCAGCTAAGTAAATTGTAATACCAGCGCTTGCAACCCAGCCAGTTCCAACGACTTTCACTGTAGGCTTAATGAATTTAATCATATCATGAATGGTGTCGCCTGCTTCAACGTGTCCGCCTTGGCTATTAATAAAAATCGTAATTGGATCATTGCTAATAGATTCCAAAAGTAAAAGCTGCTTAGAAACGTCTTCGGCTAACTCCTGATTGATTTCCCCGTAAATTAACACCGTTCGTGTATCAATCAATTTTTGGGTAAGGATATTTGTGATATTTTCATTATTTTTATTCTCTGCCATGAAAAATTCCTCCTTAAAAGCCTTAGTTTATTTGTAATACAGGTATCTTATCATAATGGTCGAAAATGGTCAAACATTTTGAATGCAAAAAAGAAAACGCTTTAGGACGGCGTTTTCTCTGATACTAATAGCTAAAAGGGCAGGTATTAATCTACTTCTTGTATGACATACTGGCTTAAATCGGTTATTTTCCCTTCGCGTATTCCGGGGATTAATGTTTCAATTTCTTCCTCCACACAAAATAATTGTAACCATTTTTGCTCGTCCTTTTCAGAGTAAGAGAGGTTTACATTAGTTTGATTGGTTTGAGGGTTTTTGGAAGCAAATACGAGAGATACGTTGATTGTTTTTAGTTCTTCGTTTAGTTTAATGGTAACCTCTTGCATGATTTCCTCCTTAAAGCTTTCATTTTGTAAACTATATCATAGATTTGCTTGAAAAAACAGTAATGAATAGGAGCTATTCAATACTGTTCTATAATTAATTATTTTTCTATACGAATGCGAGTTGCCAAGTAATGCCATATTTATCCGTGACCCAAGCCACTTTTCGAAGCGCTTCTACTGCTTCTGGTCCCATCATAACCGTGCCTTCTTTAGCCAGTTTTTCAAAAAGGGTGTCGAATTCATCTTCCGTATCTGCAAAATAAAGGGTTGTTGTGGCCCAGCTAAAGTCCGGGGAGGCATTGTTAGTCATATCCATAATCATGAAAGATGCCCCTTTCATCTCAAAAGTAGCATTCAGCACTTTGCCAATATCGCCACCTTGCTCTGGTTTCGTGAAGTAAGTTAGGCCGACTTTTTTCGCGTCAGGAAAAGTATCTAAATAAAAATTAAACGCTTCCTCGCCATTCCCATTAAAAGTGAAAAATGTGGAGATTCGTTTCGCTTGATTAAACATTTATTTTACCTCCTTTTGAATTATTTTAACTATACCCGAAAAATGTTTCAATTATGTGTTAAAATGAAGAAAAATGTGCGGAGGTTTGCTGATGAAATACCCGATAATGCTTGATATTACAGGGAAAAAGGTTGTCATAATTGGAGGCGGAAAAGTGGCGCTTCGGAAAATCACGGGTTTGCTGGACGCGGGTGCAGATATTCTGGTGGTTGGGCTAAAAATTTTGCCGGAGATTAAGGCGCTGGATGTGCGGGTAGTGGAGGAAGCTTATCGACCAGAACATCTTCATGCTGCATTTATGATATTTATTTGTACAGATAATCCAGAAGTGAATCAATGTGTTTTGCGTGACCGAGAAGCAGGACAACTAGTGAATGATACGACTGACCAAGCAAATTCTGATTTTTTTAATATGGCGACAGTAACGAAAAATGAACTAATGGTTGGGATTTCAACGGGTGGAGGTAATCCTGGCTACGCGAAGAAAGTGAAGCGTGAAGTTAGCCGACTAGTGGACAACTTAGAAACGGAAGAAATCGGAAAGCGTAATAAAAATGATAAAACCTGCTAATTTTAGTAGGTTTTTTATTCTATTATATTGCTCTCTTTTAGGTTGCAAAATTTTACTATAGATTTTGGAATGTAAACGCTCTATCATTGAAGTATACTGAAAAACTATTAAGAGGGTGTTGAGCCAAATGTCCATTTTAGAAAAGATTAAAGATGCTGGCGTTGTTGGTTGTGGTGGAGCGGGCTTTCCGACCCATGCCAAGTTTAGCGGCGAAGTGGAATACTTAATTATTAATGCGGCGGAATGTGAGCCGTTACTAAAAACCGATCATTTTGTTATGAGAAACCATGCAGTAGAAACAATTAAAGCAATTGAAATGGTTAAAAGCCAAGTCGGAGCAGAATTTGCTGTTATTGCGACAAAACGATATTACACAGAGGAAATTGCGGCTCTGCGGTCAGCAATTACAGAACTAGATGCAACCGTCACTATTCATGAGATGGATAATGTCTATCCAACTGGTGATGAGCAAGTCATGGTGTTTGAAGTCACTGGGCGAGTTGTACCACCAAGTGGCATTCCACTAATGGTTGGTTGTATTGTATCGAATGTTTCAACGATGTGGAATGTTTTTCATGCAATTCAAGACGATGCACCAGTTATTCGCAAACAGCTAACAGTTACAGGTGCAGTGGGAGAGCCAAAACTTTTAGATGTACCAGTTGGAACGCCATTCGAAGTTTGTTTAGCAGCGGCAGGCGGAACCAATTTAGACGAGTATTTGTTCTTAGACGGTGGACCAATGATGGGTAAATTAAATGACCAATCGACTATCGCTGACAAAGTAGTAACAAAAACTACCTCCGGTTTGATTGTGGCTGAGGATACTGGTTATTTGCACAAGCTTCATTATCAAACTGTGGAGCAAATTTTCAATGAAACAAAATCAGCTTGTATTCAGTGCTCGCTTTGCTCGGATTTATGCCCACGACAACAATTAGGTCATGATATTCATCCCCACAAAGTCATGCGCCATTTCGCGGTTGCAGAAGATATAACGGATATCAAGCCAGACCCAATTTGGGAAGAAGCGATGATTTGTTGTGAATGCGGTATTTGTGAGGTAATCGCTTGTCCGATGGGGCTTTCCCCGCGCCAAGTAAACATTCACGTCAAAAAAGAACTTTTAAAACAAGGTGTGCGCTATCAAACAGATAAGAAAGAATTTACACCAGATCCGATGCGCGAATATAAATCGATTGCCCCAAAAAATATTTTAATCAAAATGGGCTTACAGCAATACGCTGATGTTCATTTAGAAAAAATGCATTATTTAGAAGTGGATGAAGTATTTATCCCAACAAAAATGCATATTGGAGCTCCGTCTATTCCAGTTGTGAGCGAGGGAGATATCGTGAAAAAAGGCGATTTAATTGCGAAAATTCCTGATGCTGCTCTTGGGGCCAATATCCATGCAAGTATTGATGGTCAAATTGTTCGTATAACCGAAGAACAAGTTCATATTAAGAAGGTGATGTCATGAAAATGGATACGTTAGGATTTCTTGAATTAAATAGTATTTCAAAAGGCATTGAGGCAGTTGATACGATGCTAAAGGCGGCCAATTCCGAATTGATTTATGCAAAAGCAAGCTGCCCAGGTAAGTATTATATTTTAATCGCTGGGACAGTGGACTCAGTGGCGCAATCCATCGAAGCAGGAACAAAAATTGGCGCGGCCAATATCGTTGGCAACCTAGTGATTCCACGTGTGTCTGATCAAGTAATCAAAGCGATTAACAAAACAGAAGTTCCAGACGAAATGAATGCAGTAGGCGTCATGGAATATTATTCTTGCTCTGGTTCGATTATTGCTGCCGATGCTGCGGTAAAAGCGGCTGATGTGCAGTTACTAGATATTCGTTTGGCGACTGGGATTGCTGGTAAATCTTTTGTTGTTTTAACTGGTGACACAGCAGCTTGTGAAGCAGCAGTGGAAGCAGGACTTGCGGCAGCGAAAGAAGAAGCACTTTTAATTAATAAAGTAGTTATTCCAAGACCGCGTAAAGAAGTCTTTGAGAGTTTGATTTATTAAAAAGATAACAATATATTGTCATAGAGTTTTGGAAGAAGGCGCGCACTGACTGAGGTTGCGCGCCTTTTGAACAAGCTGACAAAATAGTGGCGCATAAATATGATAGGATTATTTTGAGATAGTTTGTCTAGATGAGGAGTGGAAAAAATGGGTTTTGATGATAATAAAGAACGTGTAATACAAGAATATGTACCAGGTAAACAGGTGACGCTTGCGCATTTAATCGCCAATCCGAACCGTGATATTTATACAAAATTAGGATTAGAAGACGGCGCTAGTGCGATTGGGATTTTAACTATTACACCAAGTGAAGCTTCCATTATTGCAAGTGATATCGCGACTAAATCCGGCGATGTACGAATTGGCTTTATTGACCGTTTTAGTGGTTCGGTTGTACTAACAGGGGATGTTTCTTCTGTTGAATCAGCTTTACAACAAGTCGTTTTTTCATTAAACGAAATTTTGGACTTTTCGATTCCAAAAATTACTAGGAGCTGAGTCGCTTGAAGAAAATGATGGTAATGGGCTCGGTTGGATGTGGTAAAACAACCCTGTGCCAAAAATTGCATGGTTATGATATTTTATATAAAAAAACACAAGCTGTGGAGTATTTTCAAGAAATGATTGATACTCCTGGTGAGTTTGTACAGCATAGACAACTTTACAGTGCGCTTACAGTAACTGCAGCAGATGCGTCAGTGATTGCGATTTTACAAAGTGTGACAGAGAAAAAGCAGACGTTCTCACCAATGTTTGCCAGTATTTTTGCTAAACCGGTTATTGGGATTGTTACAAAAGTGGATTTGGCGGAATCGGATAAAGACATTGAACGAGCAGAGCGAGAATTACGCATGGCTGGCGCGAAGCATATTTTTTATATTTCCTCGGTGGAAGAAACCGGAATAGAAGAATTACGCGCATATTTGGAAGATTAATTTTAACTAAGTGGAGGTTTTTTTATGCCTCAAGTGAGGGATTTATCTGTAATTGATGTGCCAGGAGGTTGTATTTTAACGAGCTGTGATATTAGTGCTGGGTTTGGCGAGAAAGCGAATGATGGCTTAATGGTTGCCCCAGAAGTGACAGCTCGTTTGACCTTGAGAGTGGCTTTGATTGAAATGATTGCTTCTGGTGCAGAAGTTGTAGCTGTTAGTGATGTTGTTGGTGCCGAAATGGAACCCACCGGCAGACGTGTTATAGCTGGATTAAAGGACGAACTTATCAAAGCAAATTTAAGCCATATTGAATTAAATGGCAGTACAGAAGAAAATATGAAAGTAACTCAAACTAGCGTAGGGGTTCTTGTATCTGGTTTTGCGACTAAAGCTGCACTTAAGCTCATAAATGTGCATGAAGCTGCGGTCTTATTTGCGTTTGGCGAACCTATTGTAGGCCCAGAAGTCCTGCAAAAAATGACAGAAATGCCAGATTATCGTTTAGTGAAAAAATTGGTGGCACATAAGGCTGTGCTTGAAGTAGTACCGGTTGGTTCGAAAGGGATGGCTTATGAGGCAAATCTTTTAGCGCGATTAAATGATGACGTTTTTTCTGCGAGTGATACTTTTAGCGAAGAAATCATGAACAAAACTGCAGGACCGGCATCGGTTATTTTAGCTGCAGTGAAGGCGAGTGATGTAACCGTCTTTGAACGGGAATTTTTAGGTGCTAAACGTATAGGGGAGTTACGTGGAAATGAGGAATGGACATGAGTGAAATGATGCTTGTAACTGGCGGAGCAAGGAGCGGAAAGAGTAATTTTGCTGAAAAAGAGGCGGCCAAATATAATCGTGTTTTATATGTGGCAACTGGTATTGCGTATGAGAACGATACGGAGTTTCAAGCCAGAATTCAAAAACATCAAGCGACTCGTCCAGCAAATTGGGATACATTCGAAAGTTTCCAAGGGATTGCTGCTTATTTGGATCAACATACGAACGAATATGAGCTAATTATGCTTGATTGCGTGACGATGTTAGTGACTAATTTGTTTTTCACTATGCTTGGTGAGCGTGAATTGACTAATGAGGTTGCAGATGAAGTCGAAGCGGCGATTCAGTTGGAAGTGGCTGCAATTTTAACTGCTGGAAAAAAGTCTTCTGCTAAACTTATTTTTGTGACGAATGAAATTGGGCTTGGTGTCGTACCTGAAAATAAGCTCACACGCGTTTTTAGAGATATTATTGGTCGGATAAATCAGCAAATAGCGACTCAAGTAGAAGCAGTTTATTTTGTCGTAAGTGGCATTCCGAAAAGGTGGAAGTAATATGAGAACATTGATTTTATTAATTCAATTCTTTACGCGAATTCCGCTACCTATCCAAATAAATATGGATGAAATTAACTTGAAAAAAGGGAGTGCTTTGCTGCCATTTGTCGGGGTGATTATTGGTGCTTGGAATTGGCTCATTTTTACTTTGGTATCGCTTGTTATGCCTTTGCCGGTTGCGATTATTGCGGGACTCTTTGCAGAAATTATCATTACTGGCGGTTTTCATGTTGATGCACTGGCGGATACGGCGGATGGGCTTTTCTCTTCTCGGAAAAGAGAGCGTATGCTGGAAATTATGAAGGATAGTCGTGTAGGCGCGAATGGCGTGATTGCGATTTGCTTTTATTTTCTTTTTTATGGCGCTTTATTCCTATCTGTTCCTGATACGCAACAAATTGGTTGGCTATTTTTCGTTTTACCGATTGTTGCTAAAGGCGTGACAATGTTGCTTTTTGCAAAAATGACCTATGCGGGATCAAAAGAAGGTCTAGGTTCAATTTTTCTAGGAGTTCCTTGGTGGCCGATTGTGATTGCGCAAGTGATTGTGTTAGTTGCTTTAGGGGCGTTTTTCTCTTATATTGGGGTCATTGCTTATGCTGGCGTGATTCTGTTTACGATTATTTACCGGGCATTTGTTTATAAACGGATTGGTGGTATGAATGGGGATACGCTTGGTGCGGGTGGACAAATGGGACAACTTATTTGTTTATTTTGTTTAGTGCTGCTTTGGGGGTTGATTTAAGTGCAACTTATTTTTGTGCGACACGGAGAAACGGACTGGAATGTAGCGAAAAAATATTGTGGTCAGTTAGATGTTGCATTAAATGAAAATGGCGTTCGACAAATGGAGCAACTTCGCGAAAAGCTAGAGGATTACTCGGTCGATTTAGTTGTTACGAGTGATCTTACACGTGTGAAACAATCAGCAAATATTTTAAGTAATGCAAAGGTGTTGCGCTTTTCTTCTTTAAATGAAATGGATTTCGGTGATTTTGAAGGGTATACGTATCAAGAAATTAGCGCTAAGTTTCCAGAAGCTTGGAATGAATACTGTAATAACTGGCAAACGGCGCTATTTCCAAATGGGGAAAGTTTTCCGATATTTTATGAGCGAGTAGTTGCGACATTGGAAGAAGAAATGGAAAAATGGCAGCAACTTGATACGGTGTTGCTCGTAGGTCACCTTGGAGTTTTACGGGTCATTGCGCTTTTTTTACAAAAACAAACTATAGCACAATATTGGGATATCGATTTTAAGCAAGGATGTTATTCGCTCTGGGACAACAAATCTCAACGTTTTCTTATTTCTAATCAATAGTAGATTTTTGTTGTTTATGTTGAAACCGCTTTTTTTGTAAATACTTTGTGGTAAGATGTAGGTAGTTAAATAGGTCTTATGTTGGTGGAATGTATGTGCATTTCTGAAAGAGGAATTCGGTGCGATGCCGAAACTGCCCCCGCAACTGTAAGGTGGACAAGAATAGATATAACCACTGTACGTTTTAATGTATGGGAAGGTTCTATTGTTGGATGAAGCCAAGTCAGGATACTCGCCAAATAAGCCGGAAGCAACTCTTTTTCGGGGTCCTAAAAAGCGTATGCGGGTCGTATAGCTTATTTGCTGTGCATAAACTCTCATTCGATGACGGATGAAAGTTTTTTTGTTTTTCAGGCAACAAAAAAGTCATATTCCTAAAGGAAAGAGAACATGACTTTTAGATAAAACTTATTTTAATGTTTCGCGGTAGCCTTTTGGCGTAACTTCAAACTCTTTCCGGAAGACTTTGCAGAAA
The sequence above is drawn from the Listeria monocytogenes genome and encodes:
- a CDS encoding EutP/PduV family microcompartment system protein, with translation MKKMMVMGSVGCGKTTLCQKLHGYDILYKKTQAVEYFQEMIDTPGEFVQHRQLYSALTVTAADASVIAILQSVTEKKQTFSPMFASIFAKPVIGIVTKVDLAESDKDIERAERELRMAGAKHIFYISSVEETGIEELRAYLED
- a CDS encoding GNAT family N-acetyltransferase is translated as MEITLQQPTTADFPFIEWLWGDLATTEVLGGPFSFPEEIRMDWLKSKSQTSNAYFIIKKDTESVGEVSFRDFEKGTAHLNIKVAACYRGQRIAQKALQLFLNFFQTDCGGIVLLDEVRRKNEVGIAFLVNAGFEVIKENELTVLLKWTVQSRKEELDA
- the cobC gene encoding alpha-ribazole phosphatase; this encodes MQLIFVRHGETDWNVAKKYCGQLDVALNENGVRQMEQLREKLEDYSVDLVVTSDLTRVKQSANILSNAKVLRFSSLNEMDFGDFEGYTYQEISAKFPEAWNEYCNNWQTALFPNGESFPIFYERVVATLEEEMEKWQQLDTVLLVGHLGVLRVIALFLQKQTIAQYWDIDFKQGCYSLWDNKSQRFLISNQ
- the cobU gene encoding bifunctional adenosylcobinamide kinase/adenosylcobinamide-phosphate guanylyltransferase translates to MSEMMLVTGGARSGKSNFAEKEAAKYNRVLYVATGIAYENDTEFQARIQKHQATRPANWDTFESFQGIAAYLDQHTNEYELIMLDCVTMLVTNLFFTMLGERELTNEVADEVEAAIQLEVAAILTAGKKSSAKLIFVTNEIGLGVVPENKLTRVFRDIIGRINQQIATQVEAVYFVVSGIPKRWK
- a CDS encoding 4Fe-4S dicluster domain-containing protein: MSQMSILEKIKDAGVVGCGGAGFPTHAKFSGEVEYLIINAAECEPLLKTDHFVMRNHAVETIKAIEMVKSQVGAEFAVIATKRYYTEEIAALRSAITELDATVTIHEMDNVYPTGDEQVMVFEVTGRVVPPSGIPLMVGCIVSNVSTMWNVFHAIQDDAPVIRKQLTVTGAVGEPKLLDVPVGTPFEVCLAAAGGTNLDEYLFLDGGPMMGKLNDQSTIADKVVTKTTSGLIVAEDTGYLHKLHYQTVEQIFNETKSACIQCSLCSDLCPRQQLGHDIHPHKVMRHFAVAEDITDIKPDPIWEEAMICCECGICEVIACPMGLSPRQVNIHVKKELLKQGVRYQTDKKEFTPDPMREYKSIAPKNILIKMGLQQYADVHLEKMHYLEVDEVFIPTKMHIGAPSIPVVSEGDIVKKGDLIAKIPDAALGANIHASIDGQIVRITEEQVHIKKVMS
- a CDS encoding ATP-dependent Clp protease proteolytic subunit — its product is MAENKNNENITNILTQKLIDTRTVLIYGEINQELAEDVSKQLLLLESISNDPITIFINSQGGHVEAGDTIHDMIKFIKPTVKVVGTGWVASAGITIYLAAEKENRFSLPNTRYMIHQPAGGVQGQSTEIEIEAKEIIRMRERINRLIAEATGQSYEQISKDTDRNFWLSVNEAKDYGIVSEIIENRDGLK
- a CDS encoding CPCC family cysteine-rich protein, whose amino-acid sequence is MPKHRCACCNSLTIEVRGEFEICQVCYWEDEAYFVFDEAEIYSHYQNISTIEDLLNIRSSANNGLTLLEARQNFKQFGACELAMKKFVREPTADEL
- the cobS gene encoding adenosylcobinamide-GDP ribazoletransferase, translated to MRTLILLIQFFTRIPLPIQINMDEINLKKGSALLPFVGVIIGAWNWLIFTLVSLVMPLPVAIIAGLFAEIIITGGFHVDALADTADGLFSSRKRERMLEIMKDSRVGANGVIAICFYFLFYGALFLSVPDTQQIGWLFFVLPIVAKGVTMLLFAKMTYAGSKEGLGSIFLGVPWWPIVIAQVIVLVALGAFFSYIGVIAYAGVILFTIIYRAFVYKRIGGMNGDTLGAGGQMGQLICLFCLVLLWGLI
- a CDS encoding bifunctional precorrin-2 dehydrogenase/sirohydrochlorin ferrochelatase, translating into MKYPIMLDITGKKVVIIGGGKVALRKITGLLDAGADILVVGLKILPEIKALDVRVVEEAYRPEHLHAAFMIFICTDNPEVNQCVLRDREAGQLVNDTTDQANSDFFNMATVTKNELMVGISTGGGNPGYAKKVKREVSRLVDNLETEEIGKRNKNDKTC
- a CDS encoding VOC family protein — protein: MFNQAKRISTFFTFNGNGEEAFNFYLDTFPDAKKVGLTYFTKPEQGGDIGKVLNATFEMKGASFMIMDMTNNASPDFSWATTTLYFADTEDEFDTLFEKLAKEGTVMMGPEAVEALRKVAWVTDKYGITWQLAFV
- the eutS gene encoding ethanolamine utilization microcompartment protein EutS, which encodes MGFDDNKERVIQEYVPGKQVTLAHLIANPNRDIYTKLGLEDGASAIGILTITPSEASIIASDIATKSGDVRIGFIDRFSGSVVLTGDVSSVESALQQVVFSLNEILDFSIPKITRS
- a CDS encoding BMC domain-containing protein, with translation MKMDTLGFLELNSISKGIEAVDTMLKAANSELIYAKASCPGKYYILIAGTVDSVAQSIEAGTKIGAANIVGNLVIPRVSDQVIKAINKTEVPDEMNAVGVMEYYSCSGSIIAADAAVKAADVQLLDIRLATGIAGKSFVVLTGDTAACEAAVEAGLAAAKEEALLINKVVIPRPRKEVFESLIY
- a CDS encoding leucine-rich repeat domain-containing protein → MKKMKIITSLLLGLTVAFSMGDFTKPHPVEAEVTYTLTNPTPINEIFPDPNLAKVVADWLKQPSVTSAVTQSQLNTVGALHFTSAGVQSLEGVQYLKNLTQLFGYGNQVSDLTPLSNLTQLETLYIPKNQLSDLTPIANLSKLTTLDVEFNNVQTIDQLMNLTNLIELNISANPISDISVVKNMTQLEFLTMRDCNVTDLAPVQNLSNMMILWAGRNQITDITPLKNMSNLLGLSLFGNNITDISVVENLSSLEDFDIKANQVKDISSLAKVPNLATATLSFNHIIDISPLKNSTNLTRLALDNQTRVLDAVEVDDPLTLPAPVTDENGNRTQPTKVNHAGIYANGEVTWTGLESNYILNYEYNLPVTIGSLTTTYSGKITQALLEKPVNPVDPVDPVDPVDPVKPVDPVKPIEPEEPTNPVESVPTESEITPINSAVSVDSVPTTKSAKENMILPKAGDRGIAASLFSGIMLTITSVVLLRKRK